The Pricia mediterranea genome includes a window with the following:
- a CDS encoding shikimate dehydrogenase family protein — protein sequence MAKHRFGLVGKNISYSFSKGYFTKKFSDLGLEGYSYENFDLPHIGEFPALVETHSDLQGLNVTIPYKQEVMSYLDALDSQAENIGAVNTIKLDGNRRIGYNTDAYGFQKSIGTFLKSHHTNALILGTGGASKAIAYVLGQMGIAVTYVSRNPDTSQMGYAALNRSVLQNHPVLVNCTPLGTHPNIDQKPNIPYSHITDKHLLFDLIYNPEKTEFLKEGEKRGADTVNGLRMLQLQADRAWEIWRE from the coding sequence ATGGCAAAACACAGGTTCGGACTAGTAGGAAAAAACATCTCCTATTCTTTTTCCAAGGGATATTTCACCAAAAAGTTCTCCGATTTGGGATTGGAGGGGTATTCCTATGAAAATTTTGATTTGCCGCACATCGGCGAATTTCCCGCTCTGGTGGAAACCCATTCCGATTTACAGGGATTGAACGTTACCATCCCCTATAAACAAGAAGTAATGTCTTATTTGGATGCATTGGACAGCCAAGCGGAGAATATTGGCGCGGTCAATACCATAAAGCTCGATGGGAACCGTCGTATCGGCTATAATACCGACGCCTACGGTTTTCAAAAATCCATCGGAACATTTTTAAAATCCCACCACACCAACGCCCTAATTCTCGGAACGGGCGGGGCCTCGAAAGCTATCGCCTACGTTTTGGGGCAGATGGGGATTGCCGTCACATACGTCTCCAGGAATCCCGATACATCGCAGATGGGCTACGCCGCCCTGAACCGCTCGGTGTTGCAAAACCATCCCGTTTTGGTCAACTGTACGCCTCTCGGCACGCATCCGAACATCGATCAGAAACCCAATATTCCCTATTCCCATATCACGGACAAACACCTGCTTTTCGACCTGATCTACAATCCGGAAAAAACCGAATTTCTGAAAGAAGGTGAAAAGCGCGGTGCCGATACCGTGAACGGACTCCGAATGCTGCAGCTTCAGGCAGATAGGGCCTGGGAGATATGGCGGGAATAA
- a CDS encoding DUF349 domain-containing protein produces MGTDKDKRLQGERSEEKTERSEAEEIAQPGKTQIQNQTSKKRNKAKQDQKSNDDGAASTGLSETNEESAVSAEEADGSYKNNGTRTEEVTSSEMSDFKPQEPKVEGLPKAEEIIKNSEVEKIGDTTAETSQSGTSEEKTHAPGSEESTTSFEQREEANGATGAVSKKATQHQKSENKTSRKEDSEDKTSPNKPSEENGIQKENPTKEKHQLEEEDEILDSENAEDAEDVDNERRHAIPLLDYEAMSMENLVGELQKLIRNEKIQAIKKHVDAIKYEFDQKFDAFLEEKKEKFVESGGNEIDFRYNSTVKRDFSEIYKEYREKRNQYYKNLEKNLKENLSQRLAIIEELKGLMSVEEDMGTTYKAFKDLQEKWRNAGPIPRNSYNNVWRTYRHHTEIFYDFLHLNREMRDFDFKRNLEEKEKLVHRAEALAKEPDLNRVFRELQALHKIWKEDIGPVGQAHREEIWQRFSKATKVLHQRRQEHYRELEAIYVKNLEKKSVIIASITELGNNVANNHKDLQTQIKQLEAYRKDFFETGKVPRNKNRKTWSSFKEAVRRFNRSKNAFYKDLKQKEQANLDKKRELVELAASLKDSDDFEAVTPKMKRIQAEWKKIGHVPRKYSNKIWKEFKSACNHYFDRLHALKNKGREEEEANFKNKTASLEKLSGFEPSGNREEDLKAVKSFIASWKTLGRVPFKKRNIDQKFNNALDGIFKKMGVPPEEAELLKYGNKIQRLADSDNEHALQKERNFIRNKIEETKGEIRQLETNLQFFSNASDDNPLLQDVIKKVDAHKVALETWKAKLKKLNIMKNSMQRELDAEKEQEASEGAEAPES; encoded by the coding sequence ATGGGGACAGATAAAGATAAGAGACTACAGGGAGAGCGTTCCGAGGAAAAAACCGAGCGTTCGGAAGCGGAAGAAATAGCTCAACCCGGCAAAACACAGATTCAAAATCAGACCTCGAAAAAGCGGAACAAGGCTAAACAAGACCAAAAATCGAACGATGATGGCGCTGCAAGCACGGGGCTATCCGAAACCAACGAGGAATCCGCTGTCTCGGCGGAAGAAGCTGACGGCTCTTACAAAAATAACGGAACCCGGACCGAGGAAGTTACCTCAAGCGAAATGTCCGACTTTAAGCCCCAAGAGCCTAAAGTGGAAGGACTCCCAAAAGCAGAGGAAATAATAAAGAATTCCGAAGTTGAAAAGATCGGGGACACCACCGCAGAAACATCCCAAAGCGGCACCTCTGAAGAAAAGACCCACGCACCCGGATCGGAAGAGTCCACCACATCCTTTGAACAAAGGGAGGAAGCTAACGGGGCAACCGGGGCCGTTTCTAAAAAAGCGACGCAGCATCAGAAATCCGAAAACAAAACTTCCCGAAAAGAGGATTCCGAAGATAAAACATCTCCAAATAAACCATCCGAGGAGAACGGCATCCAAAAAGAAAATCCGACGAAGGAAAAACACCAGCTTGAGGAAGAAGACGAGATTCTCGACAGCGAGAACGCCGAAGATGCCGAGGACGTGGACAATGAGCGTCGCCATGCCATTCCCCTTTTGGATTACGAGGCCATGTCGATGGAAAATTTAGTAGGGGAACTGCAAAAACTGATTCGCAACGAGAAAATACAGGCCATCAAAAAACATGTTGATGCCATCAAATATGAGTTCGACCAAAAATTCGATGCATTTTTAGAGGAGAAGAAAGAAAAATTCGTCGAAAGCGGGGGCAATGAAATCGATTTCCGATACAATTCCACCGTTAAAAGGGACTTTAGCGAAATTTACAAAGAGTATCGCGAAAAACGCAATCAGTACTACAAAAATCTGGAAAAAAACCTTAAAGAAAACCTGTCCCAACGGCTGGCGATCATAGAGGAACTAAAGGGACTGATGAGCGTCGAAGAAGATATGGGCACGACTTACAAAGCCTTTAAAGATCTTCAGGAAAAGTGGCGCAACGCGGGGCCGATTCCCCGTAATAGTTACAACAATGTATGGCGTACCTATCGCCACCACACCGAGATTTTCTACGACTTTCTGCACCTGAATCGAGAAATGCGCGATTTTGATTTTAAGCGCAATCTCGAAGAAAAGGAAAAACTGGTCCATCGTGCCGAAGCCTTGGCAAAAGAACCCGACCTCAATCGGGTATTCCGTGAGTTACAGGCCCTTCATAAAATTTGGAAAGAAGATATCGGTCCCGTTGGGCAAGCGCACCGCGAAGAAATATGGCAGCGTTTTAGCAAGGCCACCAAGGTACTCCACCAAAGACGGCAAGAGCATTACAGGGAATTGGAGGCCATCTACGTCAAAAACCTGGAAAAAAAGAGTGTCATTATCGCTTCGATTACGGAGCTTGGAAATAACGTAGCCAACAACCATAAAGACCTGCAAACGCAGATAAAGCAACTGGAAGCCTACCGGAAGGACTTCTTCGAGACCGGCAAAGTACCTCGCAACAAGAATCGTAAGACCTGGTCTTCTTTCAAAGAGGCGGTGCGGCGCTTTAACCGCAGCAAAAATGCCTTTTATAAGGACCTGAAGCAGAAAGAGCAGGCCAATCTCGATAAGAAACGGGAATTGGTCGAACTGGCCGCTTCATTAAAAGACAGTGATGATTTTGAAGCGGTAACCCCTAAAATGAAGCGGATACAGGCGGAATGGAAAAAAATAGGCCATGTGCCCCGTAAATACTCCAACAAAATATGGAAGGAGTTCAAATCGGCCTGCAACCACTATTTCGATCGGTTACATGCCCTGAAAAACAAGGGCCGTGAAGAAGAAGAGGCCAACTTTAAGAACAAAACCGCCAGTTTGGAAAAATTATCCGGCTTCGAGCCTTCTGGCAATCGGGAGGAAGATCTGAAGGCGGTGAAAAGCTTTATAGCCTCGTGGAAAACCTTGGGACGGGTGCCGTTCAAAAAAAGGAACATAGATCAAAAGTTCAACAACGCATTGGATGGTATTTTCAAAAAAATGGGTGTCCCTCCCGAAGAGGCCGAACTTTTGAAGTACGGCAACAAAATACAGCGATTGGCCGATAGCGATAACGAACATGCCCTACAGAAGGAACGTAACTTCATCCGAAATAAAATAGAGGAAACGAAAGGCGAGATACGTCAATTGGAGACCAATCTTCAATTCTTCTCCAACGCCTCCGACGATAATCCCTTGCTACAGGATGTTATTAAAAAAGTCGATGCCCATAAGGTGGCATTGGAGACCTGGAAGGCCAAGCTCAAAAAGCTCAACATCATGAAGAACAGCATGCAACGGGAGCTTGACGCAGAAAAAGAACAAGAAGCATCGGAAGGGGCGGAAGCTCCGGAATCTTAA
- a CDS encoding cell division protein ZapA has translation MSEKLKIKLSIADRVYPLTIDPAQEEGLRKAAKNIEQLAKKFEQSYAVRDKQDVLAMCALQFASKIEQRGIDQSQGSQEAVQRLQALDRLVTEKLGTK, from the coding sequence ATGTCGGAAAAGCTCAAGATCAAGCTTTCTATCGCCGATAGGGTATATCCCCTGACCATAGATCCCGCCCAAGAGGAGGGATTGCGGAAAGCAGCAAAGAATATCGAGCAATTGGCGAAAAAGTTCGAACAGAGCTATGCGGTTAGGGATAAGCAAGATGTGCTGGCCATGTGCGCCTTGCAGTTTGCCTCTAAAATCGAACAGCGCGGCATCGATCAATCACAAGGTTCCCAAGAAGCGGTTCAGCGGCTACAGGCCTTGGACCGATTGGTGACCGAAAAGCTTGGTACTAAATAA
- the rny gene encoding ribonuclease Y, whose translation MENIAILIIIGIIGLAIGFAIAKFMEKGKATKTTANAKKEADSILKNAQAEGESLKKDKIIQAKEKFLELKAEHEKVILNKDKKINDALKRTRDKESQISSELAKKTKLNKQLDSKMQDLSHKEEILERKQSELDKLRSKQVQQLEVISGLSADEAKSQLLESLKETAKSDAMAYRQTAIEDAKLTAEQEAKKIIINTIQRIGTEEAIENCVSVFNLESDDVKGRIIGREGRNIRALESSTGVEIIVDDTPDAIILSCFDSVRREIARLSLHKLVTDGRIHPARIEEVVKKTEKQIEQEIVEVGKRTIIDLGIHGLHPELVRAVGRMKYRSSYGQNLLQHSSEVAKLCGVMAAELGLNPKLAKRAGLLHDIGKVPNTEAEIETPHAILGMHWAEKYGEKPDVCNAIGAHHDEIEMNTLISPIVQVCDAISGARPGARRQVLDSYIQRLKDLEDIAIGFGGVQKAYAIQAGRELRVIVESEKVSDEKAAALSFEISQKIQTDMTYPGQVKITVIRETRAVNVAK comes from the coding sequence ATGGAGAATATTGCAATACTGATAATAATAGGGATCATAGGTCTCGCCATTGGTTTCGCGATTGCGAAATTTATGGAGAAAGGAAAGGCGACCAAAACTACGGCCAACGCCAAAAAAGAAGCCGATTCTATCCTCAAAAACGCACAAGCGGAAGGGGAAAGCCTTAAAAAGGATAAAATTATTCAGGCCAAGGAAAAGTTCTTGGAGCTTAAGGCTGAGCACGAAAAAGTAATTCTCAATAAGGATAAAAAAATAAACGACGCCCTTAAACGTACCCGCGATAAGGAATCGCAAATAAGCAGTGAACTCGCAAAAAAAACAAAACTGAACAAACAACTGGATTCCAAAATGCAGGATCTCTCGCATAAAGAGGAAATCCTTGAAAGAAAGCAGTCCGAGCTCGATAAGCTTCGTTCAAAACAGGTGCAGCAATTGGAGGTTATTTCAGGTCTTTCCGCCGATGAGGCCAAAAGCCAGTTGTTGGAATCCCTCAAGGAAACCGCCAAGAGCGATGCGATGGCCTACAGGCAGACCGCTATCGAAGATGCCAAATTGACTGCGGAACAAGAGGCAAAGAAAATCATAATCAATACGATACAGCGTATCGGTACCGAAGAGGCCATTGAAAACTGTGTTTCGGTCTTCAATCTGGAATCGGATGATGTAAAGGGAAGGATAATAGGTAGGGAAGGTAGGAATATCAGGGCGTTGGAATCTTCAACCGGGGTCGAAATTATCGTCGATGACACGCCCGACGCCATCATTCTTTCATGTTTCGATTCCGTTCGAAGGGAAATTGCACGTTTGTCGCTGCACAAACTCGTTACCGATGGTAGAATACACCCGGCTCGCATCGAAGAAGTCGTTAAAAAGACCGAGAAGCAAATTGAGCAGGAAATTGTCGAGGTCGGAAAGCGTACAATAATCGATTTGGGTATTCACGGGCTACATCCGGAACTGGTCAGGGCGGTGGGGCGAATGAAATATCGTTCTTCTTATGGACAGAATTTACTACAGCACTCCAGCGAAGTCGCCAAGCTTTGTGGGGTTATGGCCGCGGAATTAGGACTGAACCCCAAGCTTGCCAAGCGAGCGGGACTTTTGCACGATATTGGAAAAGTACCGAATACCGAGGCCGAAATTGAAACCCCACATGCCATTTTAGGAATGCATTGGGCCGAAAAATACGGGGAAAAACCTGATGTGTGCAATGCTATTGGCGCCCACCACGATGAAATAGAGATGAACACCTTGATTTCACCTATCGTACAGGTATGTGACGCTATCAGCGGCGCACGGCCAGGAGCCCGGAGGCAAGTGTTGGACTCGTACATTCAGCGTCTCAAAGACCTTGAAGATATCGCCATCGGTTTCGGTGGGGTTCAAAAAGCCTATGCGATCCAGGCGGGTAGGGAACTTCGGGTCATCGTCGAAAGTGAAAAGGTAAGCGATGAAAAGGCCGCTGCCCTTTCGTTCGAGATATCACAGAAAATACAGACCGATATGACCTACCCAGGACAAGTGAAGATTACGGTCATCCGGGAGACACGGGCGGTGAACGTCGCAAAATAA
- a CDS encoding DUF368 domain-containing protein, which yields MYETRSVTDKFFLVIKGLCMGAANKVPGVSGGIVAFVGGFYEEFIYSLQKINVKAFKLLLNGRFKSFYRYINGTFLTLLIFGMLVSYFSVSQVLDYFLAKKELLVWSAFFGMILGSIYYIGKDFEHWNRRTIVAGIIGLLIGISISFLSPAKENDNLFFIFICGIISVSGMTLPGLSGSFILILLGNYVLLLVDSVNALYETFAEMLRGDFSFIQNQARLHILNILAIFTLGSLTGLVSLSHLLSYVLKHYKHITTAVIIGFITGSLGVVWPWKKTIYKMDAAGNPLIDSSGKAIIVNYERYFPDFTLGENWWALFCIASGIVILLGLEWYGKWRELSVKSIK from the coding sequence ATGTACGAAACGAGATCGGTCACAGACAAATTCTTTTTGGTCATCAAAGGCCTATGCATGGGGGCGGCGAACAAAGTACCTGGGGTATCTGGCGGTATCGTAGCCTTCGTTGGGGGCTTCTATGAAGAGTTTATTTATTCGCTACAAAAAATTAATGTCAAAGCCTTTAAGCTTTTGCTCAATGGCAGGTTTAAAAGCTTCTATCGCTATATCAATGGTACCTTTCTCACCCTACTGATTTTCGGAATGCTGGTCAGCTATTTCAGCGTATCGCAGGTATTGGACTATTTTCTGGCCAAAAAAGAACTGCTTGTGTGGTCCGCTTTCTTCGGAATGATCTTAGGCTCCATTTACTATATCGGTAAAGACTTCGAACATTGGAACCGAAGAACCATAGTTGCCGGAATTATCGGGCTGCTCATCGGAATTTCCATCAGCTTTTTGAGTCCCGCAAAGGAAAATGACAATCTCTTCTTCATCTTTATCTGCGGTATTATCAGTGTATCGGGCATGACCTTACCGGGACTTTCAGGTTCTTTTATCCTAATCTTGCTGGGAAATTACGTGTTGTTGTTGGTCGATTCGGTCAATGCGCTTTACGAAACCTTCGCCGAAATGTTGCGCGGTGACTTTAGTTTTATCCAAAACCAGGCTCGATTGCATATCCTGAATATTCTTGCTATTTTTACCTTGGGTTCCCTTACTGGCCTAGTAAGCCTATCCCATTTATTGAGCTATGTGCTTAAACACTATAAGCACATTACCACTGCCGTAATTATCGGTTTTATAACCGGCTCTCTGGGCGTGGTATGGCCATGGAAAAAAACCATCTACAAAATGGACGCCGCGGGCAATCCCCTTATCGATTCCTCCGGCAAGGCGATCATTGTAAATTACGAACGCTATTTTCCCGATTTCACCTTGGGCGAAAACTGGTGGGCGCTTTTTTGTATCGCCTCGGGAATTGTCATTTTATTGGGATTGGAATGGTACGGGAAATGGAGGGAACTGTCGGTAAAGAGCATTAAGTAG
- a CDS encoding DUF368 domain-containing protein, whose translation MENRNLLQYTFVTLKGMAMGAADVVPGVSGGTIAFISGIYEELITSINNVNLLLFKTWKKEGLKAAWRQLNGNFLVALFLGIFISLVSLASLVSWLLENEPVLLWSFFFGLVTASIFFVGKEIQRWNGGAIVSLLIGAAVAYYITTIPPSGNSDSMLFLFLSGALAVCAMILPGISGAFILVLLGSYKTILDAVHERNITLIAIVGTGAIFGLLSFAKLLKWMFNNYKNATLAVLTGFILGSLNKIWPWKRIMETKTIGDKEIIIDENVSPFAFEGDNQLIYALIAAIIGFSLIFILERTASKR comes from the coding sequence ATGGAAAACAGAAATTTACTCCAGTACACCTTCGTTACACTAAAGGGAATGGCCATGGGCGCGGCCGACGTAGTACCAGGGGTTTCGGGAGGAACAATTGCTTTCATCTCCGGCATCTACGAAGAGCTGATTACCTCGATAAACAATGTCAATCTTTTGCTGTTCAAAACTTGGAAGAAAGAAGGCCTTAAAGCGGCATGGAGGCAATTGAACGGCAATTTTTTGGTGGCGCTTTTCTTGGGAATCTTTATCAGCCTTGTCTCCCTGGCCAGTTTGGTCAGCTGGTTGCTTGAGAACGAACCGGTACTTTTATGGTCTTTTTTTTTCGGATTGGTCACTGCCAGTATCTTTTTTGTAGGCAAGGAAATCCAAAGATGGAATGGCGGGGCCATTGTTTCCCTCTTGATAGGAGCCGCGGTCGCCTACTACATTACTACGATACCCCCATCGGGCAACAGTGACAGTATGCTCTTTCTATTTCTATCAGGGGCCTTGGCGGTCTGCGCCATGATTCTTCCCGGTATCTCAGGAGCGTTTATTTTGGTACTGCTCGGGTCGTACAAAACTATCCTCGATGCCGTACACGAAAGGAACATAACCCTTATCGCTATCGTGGGAACGGGAGCGATCTTCGGATTGCTCAGCTTTGCCAAACTGCTGAAATGGATGTTCAACAACTACAAGAACGCAACCTTGGCGGTGCTTACCGGATTTATTTTGGGCTCCCTCAACAAAATATGGCCTTGGAAACGAATAATGGAAACCAAAACAATCGGTGATAAAGAGATTATCATCGATGAGAACGTCTCCCCGTTCGCCTTTGAGGGCGACAACCAACTTATCTATGCCCTTATTGCCGCTATCATAGGTTTTTCTCTTATTTTTATCCTTGAACGTACCGCTTCAAAAAGATGA
- a CDS encoding tetratricopeptide repeat protein — protein MALESNEKPNQPIDKFESMLKTDDVYFFDADDFEDIIHHYLNNGRIALAKKAIKIGLRQHPVSVELKLLEVEVLVFENQLDLAEHYLDALQVLDGNNEEIYIQRANIYSKKDNHEAAVALLQKALNLSENSFDIHSLLGMEYLFMDDFKLAKESFMYCVAFDQQDYSSLYNVIYCFELLEDYDGAIRYLNDYLNKNPYCEMAWHQLGKLYFAKAKYPEALTSFDFAIISDDTFIGAYFEKGKVLERMGKYNEAIENYEATIQMEDPTSHAYLRIGKCHEQLGNDELAKYHYYHTVHEDPMLDKGWLAFTDFYFRRKNYDKALSYINKALNIDGENPNYWNKCAQINEALGKFDYADFAYKQSVELGNYDLTTWLGWAHVAKCNHDLPGALHILAQGEEFYPESAEIKYKIAGFQLETNDLINARISLIDALHLSFGKLQLFYDEFPQYAEMAWVRNIVTEVERKL, from the coding sequence ATGGCCTTAGAATCCAACGAAAAGCCAAATCAACCCATCGACAAGTTCGAATCGATGCTCAAGACCGACGACGTCTATTTCTTTGATGCCGATGATTTTGAGGATATCATTCATCACTACCTCAACAACGGTAGGATCGCCTTGGCAAAAAAGGCGATCAAGATCGGACTGCGACAACATCCGGTTTCGGTAGAGCTGAAATTACTGGAGGTAGAGGTGCTCGTCTTCGAAAACCAACTAGATCTTGCCGAACATTATTTGGATGCCCTTCAGGTACTGGACGGTAATAATGAGGAAATTTACATCCAACGGGCAAACATCTATTCCAAGAAAGACAACCATGAGGCGGCCGTAGCACTGCTGCAAAAGGCGCTAAACCTTTCGGAAAACAGTTTTGACATTCACTCCCTATTAGGAATGGAATACCTTTTCATGGACGATTTTAAGCTCGCAAAGGAAAGCTTTATGTACTGCGTCGCCTTCGACCAGCAGGATTATTCCTCGCTCTACAATGTCATCTACTGTTTTGAGCTTTTAGAGGATTATGACGGGGCCATTCGTTATCTCAACGATTACCTCAACAAGAATCCCTATTGCGAAATGGCATGGCACCAGTTGGGAAAGCTCTATTTCGCCAAGGCCAAATACCCAGAGGCCTTGACCTCCTTCGATTTTGCCATCATTTCCGACGACACTTTTATTGGGGCCTATTTCGAGAAAGGCAAAGTTTTGGAACGTATGGGGAAATATAACGAGGCCATCGAAAACTATGAGGCCACGATACAGATGGAAGACCCTACCTCGCACGCCTACCTTCGTATCGGAAAATGCCACGAGCAGCTGGGGAACGATGAATTGGCTAAATACCATTACTATCACACGGTACACGAAGATCCAATGTTGGACAAAGGATGGCTGGCCTTCACGGATTTTTACTTTCGCAGAAAAAACTATGACAAAGCCCTCTCTTACATCAATAAAGCCCTGAACATCGACGGGGAAAATCCCAATTACTGGAACAAATGTGCCCAAATCAACGAGGCCTTGGGCAAATTCGATTATGCGGACTTCGCCTACAAACAGTCCGTTGAGCTGGGCAACTACGATTTAACTACCTGGCTTGGCTGGGCCCACGTGGCCAAGTGCAATCATGACCTGCCCGGTGCCTTACATATTTTGGCACAGGGAGAGGAGTTTTATCCCGAGAGTGCCGAAATAAAATACAAGATAGCCGGATTTCAGCTCGAAACCAACGATCTTATCAATGCGCGTATCAGCCTTATCGATGCCTTACATCTGAGTTTCGGAAAACTTCAGCTGTTTTACGATGAATTTCCCCAATACGCCGAGATGGCCTGGGTAAGAAATATTGTTACAGAGGTGGAACGTAAATTGTAA
- a CDS encoding M23 family metallopeptidase, with translation MNKRFFVLLLCVTTSIFAQTNYPQDAFRSPVDIPLILAGTFGELRTNHFHSGIDIKTKQREGLPIYAIADGSITRIKIAHWGYGKVLYITHDNGYTSVYGHLQKFAPDIEAYIKKIQYQKQSYEVQVFPDYGEVKVQKGQVIAYGGNTGSSSGPHLHFEIRSSISEKPTNPLLYGFDVRDATNPILNKLYAYPLTKNAKVNQSQDKVDLDFKRQPDGTFLAEKVYATGTIGLGFIGYDRLDLAANRNGVYSVQQTVNGKVYTEYDFETFSFAETRYLNTLIDYDHYGRYRQKIQQLFKVPGNRLDIYKTLFNEGKIDIAPGLNYKVEVLIKDIKGNETKAIIPIEGRDEPVKINREEDKTANYVIAKRPNNYELGAATVHFPANTFYDSFYIDLESHGDTVKIHNNRVAAHRNFTIAFDVADYSEEDRKQMFIARLNHRLNPRYVSTYKRGTTFTARTRNLGTYTLAKDSIAPKVAPRNFKEKQWLNNYRYLSLCVSDDLSGIDSYYATINGEWILMEYEPKTNTLTYNFDDIILDKKECNLKLIVTDNVGNSTTFTSTFFRK, from the coding sequence ATGAACAAACGATTTTTCGTGCTATTGCTATGCGTTACAACGAGTATTTTCGCACAGACGAACTACCCCCAAGACGCCTTTCGATCGCCCGTTGATATTCCCCTTATCCTTGCCGGCACTTTCGGGGAGCTTCGAACGAACCACTTTCACTCCGGTATCGATATCAAAACGAAGCAGCGCGAGGGACTCCCTATTTATGCCATTGCCGATGGGAGTATTACCCGAATCAAAATTGCGCATTGGGGCTACGGTAAAGTGCTCTATATTACCCATGATAACGGCTATACCTCAGTTTATGGACATCTACAAAAATTCGCCCCGGATATCGAGGCCTACATTAAAAAAATACAATATCAAAAGCAATCGTACGAAGTACAGGTGTTTCCCGACTACGGCGAAGTAAAGGTTCAAAAGGGGCAGGTAATAGCCTACGGTGGAAATACCGGAAGTTCTTCGGGCCCACACCTTCACTTCGAGATTCGCAGCAGTATTTCCGAAAAACCGACCAATCCATTGCTCTACGGCTTCGACGTCAGGGATGCCACCAATCCTATATTGAACAAGCTCTATGCGTATCCCTTGACAAAAAACGCCAAAGTAAACCAAAGTCAAGACAAGGTAGATCTCGATTTCAAGAGACAGCCGGACGGTACATTTTTGGCCGAAAAAGTGTATGCCACGGGCACCATTGGCCTAGGCTTTATCGGATACGACCGACTAGACCTCGCCGCCAACAGAAACGGGGTCTATTCCGTACAGCAGACCGTCAACGGCAAGGTGTATACCGAATACGATTTTGAGACCTTTTCTTTCGCGGAAACCCGATACCTCAATACCTTGATCGATTACGATCACTACGGACGTTATCGCCAAAAAATCCAACAGCTCTTCAAAGTCCCTGGCAATCGACTGGACATTTACAAGACCCTATTTAATGAGGGCAAAATCGATATAGCCCCGGGGCTTAATTACAAGGTCGAGGTGCTGATCAAGGATATCAAAGGAAATGAAACGAAGGCCATAATACCCATTGAAGGTAGGGACGAACCGGTAAAAATCAATAGAGAAGAGGATAAGACAGCTAATTACGTCATCGCCAAAAGACCCAACAACTACGAACTGGGAGCTGCCACGGTGCATTTTCCGGCCAATACGTTCTACGACAGTTTCTACATTGACTTGGAAAGCCACGGCGATACGGTCAAGATACACAACAACCGGGTAGCCGCCCACCGCAACTTTACCATTGCCTTCGATGTAGCGGATTATTCCGAAGAAGATAGAAAACAGATGTTCATTGCCCGCTTGAACCATCGGTTAAATCCGCGGTACGTCTCTACCTACAAAAGAGGAACCACCTTTACCGCACGAACCAGAAACTTGGGCACGTATACCTTGGCCAAGGATAGCATTGCCCCTAAAGTCGCGCCGCGCAACTTCAAGGAAAAACAGTGGTTGAACAACTATCGCTACCTGAGCCTATGTGTCAGTGACGATCTAAGCGGTATCGACTCGTATTATGCCACTATAAACGGGGAATGGATCTTGATGGAATATGAACCGAAAACCAATACCCTAACCTACAATTTCGATGATATCATTTTGGACAAGAAGGAATGCAATTTAAAGTTGATCGTTACCGACAATGTTGGAAATTCAACTACCTTTACCAGTACATTTTTTAGAAAATGA